From Brassica oleracea var. oleracea cultivar TO1000 chromosome C3, BOL, whole genome shotgun sequence, a single genomic window includes:
- the LOC106335500 gene encoding calcium-dependent protein kinase 9, whose protein sequence is MGNCFAKNHGLMKPQQNGQTRSVEMDQTHQDPPSYTPQPRSQTPEKPSSETNQPPPWRMAAPAPSPKAAKSSSILENAYEDVKLFYTLGKELGRGQFGVTYLCTENSTGKKYACKSISKKKLVTKADKDDMRREIQIMQHLSGQPNIVEFKGAYEDEKAVNLVMELCAGGELFDRIIAKGHYSERAAASVCRQIVNVVKICHFMGVLHRDLKPENFLLSSKDDKALIKATDFGLSVFIEEGKVYRDIVGSAYYVAPEVLRRRYGKEVDIWSAGIILYILLSGVPPFWAETEKGIFDAILEGHIDFESQPWPSISNSAKDLVRKMLTADPKRRISAADVLEHPWLREGGEASDKPIDSAVLSRMKQFRAMNKLKKLALKVIAENINTEEIQGLKAMFANIDTDNSGTITYEELKEGLAKLGSKLTEAEVKQLMDAADVDGNGSIDYIEFITATMHRHRLESDENLYKAFQHFDKDGSGYITIDELEVALKEYGMGDDATIKEVLSDVDSDNDGRINYEEFCAMMRSGNPQQQQQQQPRLF, encoded by the exons ATGGGAAATTGCTTTGCCAAGAACCACGGATTGATGAAGCCTCAGCAAAACGGGCAGACCAGATCAGTTGAAATGGATCAGACCCACCAAGATCCGCCGTCGTATACTCCACAGCCGAGAAGCCAGACGCCGGAGAAACCATCATCCGAGACGAACCAACCGCCGCCGTGGAGAATGGCGGCGCCGGCACCAAGCCCCAAAGCGGCAAAGAGCAGTTCCATCCTAGAGAACGCTTACGAAGACGTGAAGCTCTTCTACACACTGGGGAAAGAGCTAGGCCGAGGACAGTTCGGTGTAACGTATCTCTGCACAGAGAACTCAACCGGGAAGAAGTACGCTTGCAAGTCCATCTCGAAGAAGAAGCTGGTGACGAAAGCTGACAAGGACGATATGAGGAGAGAGATTCAGATAATGCAGCATTTGAGTGGGCAGCCTAATATTGTGGAGTTCAAAGGGGCTTATGAGGACGAGAAGGCTGTGAATCTGGTGATGGAGCTTTGCGCTGGCGGGGAGTTGTTTGATAGGATCATTGCAAAGGGGCATTACAGTGAGAGAGCAGCTGCGTCTGTGTGTAGACAGATTGTGAATGTTGTCAAGATTTGTCATTTCATGGGTGTGTTGCATAGAGACTTGAAGCCTGAGAATTTCTTGCTTTCTAGTAAAGATGACAAGGCTTTGATCAAGGCTACTGATTTTGGCTTGTCTGTCTTCATTGAAGAGG GAAAAGTATATAGAGACATTGTTGGGAGTGCATACTATGTTGCTCCTGAAGTCTTGCGTCGTAGATACGGCAAAGAAGTTGATATATGGAGTGCTGGAATCATATTATACATTCTGCTTAGTGGCGTACCCCCGTTTTGGGCTG AAACCGAGAAAGGGATATTTGATGCTATATTGGAAGGCCATATCGACTTCGAAAGCCAGCCCTGGCCTTCAATCTCCAACAGTGCTAAAGATCTTGTGCGTAAGATGCTGACTGCTGATCCGAAAAGGAGGATCTCTGCTGCTGATGTTCTTG AGCATCCATGGCTTAGAGAAGGTGGAGAAGCGTCGGACAAGCCGATTGACAGTGCTGTTCTCTCAAGGATGAAACAGTTTAGAGCAATGAATAAGCTGAAGAAACTTGCTTTAAAG GTCATTGCGGAGAATATTAACACGGAAGAGATCCAAGGATTGAAGGCAATGTTTGCTAACATAGACACAGACAACAGTGGCACAATCACATATGAAGAACTGAAAGAAGGGTTAGCCAAATTGGGATCTAAACTCACAGAAGCTGAAGTGAAGCAGCTCATGGATGCT GCTGATGTTGATGGGAACGGGTCAATAGACTACATAGAGTTCATTACTGCAACTATGCATAGACACAGGCTCGAAAGTGATGAGAATCTTTACAAGGCCTTCCAGCATTTTGACAAAGACGGCAGCGG ATACATTACGATAGATGAGCTGGAAGTGGCGTTGAAGGAGTATGGAATGGGAGATGATGCAACCATCAAAGAGGTTCTCTCAGATGTTGACTCTGATAAC GATGGTAGAATCAACTATGAAGAGTTCTGCGCGATGATGAGAAGTGGAAATCCACAGCAGCAGCAGCAACAACAACCTCGGCTGTTCTAA
- the LOC106335671 gene encoding reactive Intermediate Deaminase A, chloroplastic-like isoform X1, with product MTLSVVKSIINSPKLVRLSTAPLGFSRCHRWCVSLPNMSSKSIPFASLTISATSDNAGKKEVVATEKAPAALGPYSQAIKANNLVFLSGVLGLIPETGKFVSDSVEDQTEQVLKNMGEILKASGTDYSSVVKTTIMLADLGDFKKVNEIYAKYFPAPSPARSTYQVAALPLNAKIEIECIATL from the exons ATGACTTTGTCAGTCGTAAAATCCATAATAAACTCTCCAAAACTAGTCCGCCTCTCCACAGCACCACTTGGATTCTCTCGTTGTCACCGCTGGTGTGTCTCGCTTCCGAATATGTCTTCAAAATCTATTCCTTTCGCTTCACTCACTATCTCCGCTACTTCTG ACAATGCAGGTAAGAAGGAAGTTGTGGCTACAGAGAAAGCACCAGCTGCTTTGGGACCATACTCTCAGGCTATCAAAGCTAATAATCTTGTTTTCCTTTCTGGTGTTCTTGGGCTTATACCTGAG ACTGGAAAGTTTGTTTCAGACAGCGTTGAGGATCAGACAGAACAG GTACTCAAGAACATGGGGGAGATATTGAAAGCTAGTGGTACTGATTACTCCTCCGTGGTAAAGACAACAATCAT GCTTGCTGACTTGGGTGACTTCAAGAAAGTCAACGAGATTTACGCCAAAT ACTTCCCAGCTCCTTCTCCAGCAAGATCGACATATCAAGTCGCGGCTCTGCCTCTAAACGCCAAGATCGAGATCGAATGTATTGCAACACTCTAG
- the LOC106335768 gene encoding protein FATTY ACID EXPORT 6: MHDFCFTIPYGMLLIGGGFIGYMKKGSITSFAGGAGTGLLLILAGYLSLNAFKKKKTSTIAVVLQTVISAALTLVMGQRYLLTQKIMPAGLVAVISALMTCFYVYKIATGGNKIPSKAAE, translated from the exons ATGCATGATTTCTGCTTCACTATCCCCTACGGGATGCTCCTAATAGGCGGTGGGTTCATCGGGTACATGAAGAAAGGAAGCATCACATCTTTCGCCGGAGGTGCAGGCACTGGGCTATTACTCATCCTCGCTGGATATCTCAGCCTCAATGCTTTCAAGAAGAAGAAGACTTCTACCATCGCTGTTGTTCTTCAGACAG TCATCTCAGCTGCTCTCACACTAGTCATGGGACAGCGTTACTTGCTCACTCAAAAGATCATGCCCGCTGGTTTAGTTGCTGTGATCAG TGCTCTCATGACCTGTTTTTACGTATACAAGATCGCCACTGGTGGCAATAAAATCCCATCAAAAGCTGCTGAGTGA
- the LOC106335671 gene encoding reactive Intermediate Deaminase A, chloroplastic-like isoform X2, giving the protein MTLSVVKSIINSPKLVRLSTAPLGFSRCHRWCVSLPNMSSKSIPFASLTISATSGKKEVVATEKAPAALGPYSQAIKANNLVFLSGVLGLIPETGKFVSDSVEDQTEQVLKNMGEILKASGTDYSSVVKTTIMLADLGDFKKVNEIYAKYFPAPSPARSTYQVAALPLNAKIEIECIATL; this is encoded by the exons ATGACTTTGTCAGTCGTAAAATCCATAATAAACTCTCCAAAACTAGTCCGCCTCTCCACAGCACCACTTGGATTCTCTCGTTGTCACCGCTGGTGTGTCTCGCTTCCGAATATGTCTTCAAAATCTATTCCTTTCGCTTCACTCACTATCTCCGCTACTTCTG GTAAGAAGGAAGTTGTGGCTACAGAGAAAGCACCAGCTGCTTTGGGACCATACTCTCAGGCTATCAAAGCTAATAATCTTGTTTTCCTTTCTGGTGTTCTTGGGCTTATACCTGAG ACTGGAAAGTTTGTTTCAGACAGCGTTGAGGATCAGACAGAACAG GTACTCAAGAACATGGGGGAGATATTGAAAGCTAGTGGTACTGATTACTCCTCCGTGGTAAAGACAACAATCAT GCTTGCTGACTTGGGTGACTTCAAGAAAGTCAACGAGATTTACGCCAAAT ACTTCCCAGCTCCTTCTCCAGCAAGATCGACATATCAAGTCGCGGCTCTGCCTCTAAACGCCAAGATCGAGATCGAATGTATTGCAACACTCTAG
- the LOC106335769 gene encoding glycerophosphodiester phosphodiesterase GDPDL5-like, with product MTFLRMFFLILLQFFNLHNVSASSWHTLSGKPPVVIARGGFDISGFSGVFPDSSSKAYEFVSVTTSLNLALWCDLQLTKDGVGICFPNLNLYNYSDVKDVYPNKKEWFSVDFTWKDLSDVNLVQNIKSRSGVFDGSYQILTVEIVAELGAPGLWLNIQNSAFYRQHNLSMRNYVVSLSKRVDFISSPEISFLKSMKKDVTKLIFRFLNQDQIEPFTNQTYSSLSKNLSYIKTFSSGILVPKSYIWPVGSDLYLKPHTSLVTEAHRQGLQVFASEFANDFVFAYNYSYDPTAEYLSFIDNGNFSVDGFLSDFPVTPYRAISCFSHLDTKEDEEPAVVTIISNDGASGDFPGCTDLAYEKAVKDGVDILDCNVQMSKDKIPFCMSSIDLLNTTNVFDTSFRNLSSTVAEIQPKSGIYTFSLTMSQIKTLKPVISNPKEDHALFRNPRNKNVGKFLTLSEFLFLANRYNSLLGVLIKVENAVYLAKHQGISVVDAVLNKTERLSTQEGQTTSIAIMFQSTDKSVLMDFKEKKLIYPDELVYRVDEDIRDVTDSAIKEIMSFAGTIVISKESVLPYNGGLVKKKTDVVPRLKASGFRVYVETFSNEFVTQPFDLFSDSTVEIDFFVQAVKIDGIITDFPATTARYRKSQCYREMSMFRTGELLPFGNPRLLSPAQAPYPLLVESDVMEPPLPDVKSKNSTPTKAMAKAIQVFSPVRTMAVLVIFFISV from the exons ATGACATTCCTTAGAATGTTTTTTCTGATTCTGCTCCAGTTCTTCAACTTACACAATGTTTCAGCAAGTTCTTGGCATACACTAAGTG GGAAACCTCCTGTCGTAATTGCTAGAGGCGGGTTTGAT ATATCAGGGTTCTCTGGTGTGTTTCCAGATTCCAGTAGTAAAGCATATGAGTTTGTCAGTGTGACCACTTCACTAAACCTAGCTCTGTGGTGTGATCTTCAACTAACAAAGGATGGTGTTGGAATCTGTTTCCCTAATCTAAATCTCTACAATTATTCTGATGTCAAAGACGTTTACCCAAATAAGAAAGAATGGTTCTCTGTTGATTTCACATGGAAAGACCTCTCTGATGTGAACT TGGTCCAGAACATTAAGTCACGATCAGGAGTTTTCGACGGTTCCTACCAGATATTAACTGTTGAAATTGTAGCAGAACTAGGAGCTCCAGGCCTCTGGTTAAACATTCAG AACAGTGCTTTCTACCGGCAACATAATTTGAGTATGAGAAACTATGTTGTCTCTCTATCAAAACGCGTGGACTTCATATCTTCTCCAGAGATCAGTTTCCTTAAGAGCATGAAAAAGGATGTGACAAAGCTCATCTTTAGGTTTCTGAATCAAGACCAGATAGAGCCCTTCACAAACCAAACTTACAGCTCTCTTTCCAAGAACCTAAGCTATATAAAAACGTTTTCATCTGGAATCCTTGTTCCAAAGTCTTACATATGGCCAGTAGGTTCAGATCTTTACCTGAAACCCCACACGTCACTTGTCACAGAAGCTCATAGACAAGGCTTACAAGTTTTCGCCTCGGAGTTTGCCAATGATTTTGTGTTTGCTTATAACTACAGCTATGATCCAACAGCTGAGTATTTATCTTTTATTGACAATGGAAACTTCTCTGTTGATGGTTTCTTATCAGACTTCCCAGTGACTCCATACCGAGCCATCA GTTGCTTCTCTCATTTAGACACCAAAGAAGATGAGGAGCCTG CTGTGGTTACTATTATCTCGAACGATGGAGCTAGTGGAGACTTCCCAGGGTGTACTGACTTGGCATATGAGAAAGCTGTTAAGGATGGGGTTGACATTCTTGACTGCAATGTTCAAATGTCCAAGGACAAGATCCCCTTTTGCATGAGCTCCATAGATCTTCTCAACACCACTAATGTCTTTGACACAAGCTTCAGAAACCTGTCATCAACAGTTGCAGAGATTCAGCCTAAAAGTGGAATCTACACTTTCAGCTTGACCATGTCTCAGATAAAAACATTGAAGC CTGTTATCTCGAATCCTAAAGAGGATCATGCCCTATTCAGAAACCCAAGAAACAAAAACGTTGGAAAGTTTCTTACGTTATCAGAGTTTCTGTTTCTTGCAAACCGTTACAACTCTCTCTTAGGCGTCTTGATAAAAGTGGAG AATGCAGTGTACTTAGCTAAACATCAAGGAATCAGCGTGGTTGATGCTGTGCTAAATAAGACGGAGAGACTAAGTACTCAAGAAGGCCAGACAACTTCAATAGCAATCATGTTCCAGTCTACTGATAAGTCTGTCTTAATGGACTTTAAAGAAAAGAAGCTAATATATCCTGATGAACTTGTCTATAGAGTGGATGAAGACATACGTGATGTCACAGATTCAGCAATCAAAGAGATCATGAGTTTTGCAGGCACCATTGTCATCAGTAAGGAGTCTGTCCTTCCTTACAACGGAGGGCTTGTTAAAAAGAAGACAGATGTTGTTCCTAGGCTGAAAGCAAGTGGGTTTCGTGTGTACGTAGAGACGTTTAGCAACGAGTTTGTAACTCAACCGTTTGATCTTTTCTCGGATTCAACTGTGGAGATAGACTTCTTTGTCCAAGCTGTTAAGATTGATGGCATCATCACTGACTTCCCAGCGACCACTGCAAGATACAGAA AGAGCCAATGCTACAGAGAGATGAGTATGTTTAGAACCGGTGAGCTCTTGCCTTTCGGGAATCCAAGGCTTCTTTCACCAGCTCAAGCTCCTTATCCATTACTAGTTGAGTCAGATGTCATGGAACCACCACTTCCTGATGTAAAAAGCAAGAACTCTACGCCAACAAAGGCAATGGCAAAAGCAATACAAGTTTTCTCTCCGGTTAGGACCATGGCGGTTCTTGTGATCTTCTTTATCTCAGTTTAG